Proteins found in one Salvia splendens isolate huo1 chromosome 10, SspV2, whole genome shotgun sequence genomic segment:
- the LOC121752109 gene encoding deoxyhypusine hydroxylase-like, producing the protein MDSERSFKVLPETEKFLCERLLDEKQPISERFRVLFSLRNLRGVAPRNALIQATRDTSNLLAHEAAFALGQMQDAEAIPALEAVLNDLSLHPIVRHEAAEALGAIGLECNAPLLKNSLVSDPAQEVRETCELALSRIDGLKNTSVTETSPFLSVDPAAPAACSSVEELREVLLNEDKGMYERYAALFALRNLGREEAVSAIVESLEADSALLRHEVAYVLGQLQNKKASDALSQVLRDVNEHPMVRHEAAEALGSIADEESIALLEEFAKDPEPIVSQSCEVALSMLEFEKAGKSFEYLFMETPQASC; encoded by the exons ATGGATAGTGAACGTTCATTCAAAGTGCTGCCGGAAACAGAGAAGTTTCTTTGCGAACGGTTGTTGGACGAAAAGCAGCCTATCTCCGAGCGGTTTAGAGTCCTCTTTTCACTCCGCAACCTACGTGGCGTTGCACCCCGTAATGCTCTCATCCAAG CAACTAGGGACACTTCAAACCTGCTCGCACATGAGGCGGCATTTGCTTTGGGTCAAATGCAAGATGCTGAAGCTATCCCTGCATTAGAAGCTGTTTTAAATGATCTATCATTGCATCCCATTGTGCGCCACGAG GCTGCAGAAGCTCTTGGTGCGATTGGTTTGGAATGTAATGCCCCACTTCTTAAGAATAGTTTGGTTTCAGATCCAGCTCAGGAAGTTAGAGAGACATGTGAACTAGCTCTGAGTCGAATTGATGGGTTGAAAAATACTTCGGTGACTGAGACATCCCCTTTCTTGTCAGTGGACCCTGCTGCTCCAGCTGCGTGTTCTTCTGTAGAAGAACTCAG GGAAGTTCTACTGAATGAAGACAAGGGCATGTACGAGCGGTATGCTGCTCTTTTTGCTCTTAGAAACCTTGGGCGAGAGGAAGCTGTTTCTGCTATCGTTGAGTCTTTAGAGGCCGATAGTGCTCTACTGCGGCATGAG GTTGCTTATGTCTTGGGCCAACTGCAGAACAAGAAAGCTTCAGATGCACTTTCACAGGTTCTAAGAGATGTAAATGAACATCCTATGGTTCGACACGAAGCAGCAGAGGCTCTTGGTTCTATTGCAG ATGAAGAATCGATTGCTCTGCTTGAGGAATTTGCCAAAGACCCCGAGCCCATCGTCTCACAGAGCTGTGAAGTCGCTCTCAGCATGCTCGAGTTTGAAAAAGCAGGAAAATCCTTTGAG TACCTTTTCATGGAGACGCCACAAGCCTCCTGCTAA
- the LOC121751360 gene encoding GDSL esterase/lipase At1g74460-like, which produces MGLPRPPAFLDSNLNEDTILVNGVNYASGGGGILNETGSYFVQRFGLYKQIELFQGTQDLIIGKVGETEAEKFFQEARYVVALGSNDFINNYLMPVYKDSWSYNDDTFIQYLTETLENQLNLLHSLGARNMMVFGLGPMGCIPLQRVLSTTGGCQDKTNKLGLGFNEATSKLVTKLSTTLPNATIRFGDAYDVVNDLISNPGKYGFSNSDSPCCSFGKIRPALTCVPASTLCKERSKYVFWDEYHPSDSANELIAIEMIKKLGFKPINGTNSPSPTPALPPSADGD; this is translated from the exons ATGGGGTTGCCTAGGCCTCCTGCTTTCCTAGACTCAAATCTTAACGAAGATACCATACTCGTGAATGGGGTAAACTACGCTTCCGGAGGTGGTGGCATACTTAATGAGACCGGATCATACTTT GTTCAAAGATTCGGATTGTACAAGCAAATAGAGCTGTTTCAAGGGACTCAGGATTTGATAATTGGCAAAGTGGGTGAGACCGAGGCCGAAAAATTCTTCCAAGAAGCGCGATATGTGGTTGCCCTTGGCAGCAACGACTTCATCAACAACTACTTAATGCCCGTCTACAAGGACTCGTGGAGCTACAACGATGATACCTTCATTCAGTATCTCACTGAGACACTGGAAAACCAATTAAAT TTGCTACACTCCTTGGGAGCGCGAAACATGATGGTGTTCGGGTTGGGCCCGATGGGGTGCATCCCGCTTCAGAGAGTGCTAAGCACGACGGGCGGATGCCAGGACAAGACAAACAAACTAGGCCTAGGCTTCAATGAGGCAACTAGCAAGCTAGTGACCAAATTGTCAACCACATTGCCTAATGCAACCATTAGGTTTGGGGATGCATACGACGTCGTCAACGATCTCATCTCCAATCCCGGCAAATACG GATTTAGCAACTCGGACTCGCCGTGCTGCTCGTTCGGGAAGATCCGGCCAGCGCTAACGTGCGTTCCAGCGTCGACGCTGTGCAAGGAGAGGAGCAAGTACGTGTTTTGGGATGAATATCATCCATCAGATAGTGCTAATGAGCTCATTGCTATAGAGATGATTAAGAAACTAGGATTTAAGCCTATAAATGGCACCAATTCGCCTTCCCCTACGCCTGCTCTGCCTCCATCTGCCGATGGAGATTAG